The Labeo rohita strain BAU-BD-2019 chromosome 19, IGBB_LRoh.1.0, whole genome shotgun sequence genome window below encodes:
- the syt11a gene encoding synaptotagmin-11a: protein MAEMTNLKPTYDVSPVLAGFLGAGVLVVSVTVAVFLWTCCQRRYRQMTGAYKLTSGPYDPPVDPPYKFIHMLKGISIYPESLSNSKKIVRVGRRSGSGSLLREWGRGSRNGDVLLVDADPEGGTSHLQMNHLVPPMGPPRLERALPIRADYCCMESSSGSSSEAPSKTASPHSLDSPALGTLSLAIDYNFPKKALVVTIVGAQGLPAVDEQAGSSDPYVKMTILPEKKHRVKTRVLRKTLEPVFDETFTFYGIPYSSLPELTLHFLVLSFDRFARDDVIGEAVVPLEGVDPSTGRAHITQQISKRNTQCESRGELLVSLSYQPVTHRLNVVVLKAKHLPTMDITGLSGNPYVKVNVFYGRKRIAKKKTHVKKCTLNPVFNESFIYDVPAELMPDISVEFLVIDFDRTTKNEVVGRLVLGGQSPIPSGVTHWREVCDNPRRQIAKWHNLIEY, encoded by the exons ATGTGTCCCCAGTGCTTGCGGGTTTTCTGGGCGCGGGGGTCTTGGTCGTCTCCGTGACGGTAGCCGTTTTCCTTTGGACGTGCTGTCAGCGGCGATATCGTCAAATGACAGGTGCGTACAAGCTGACCAGTGGCCCCTATGACCCACCCGTGGACCCCCCCTATAAGTTCATCCACATGCTCAAAGGCATCAGCATCTACCCCGAGAGCCTCAGCAACAGCAAGAAGATCGTACGGGTGGGCCGGCGCTCAGGATCAGGCTCCTTGTTGAGAGAATGGGGTCGTGGGTCCCGAAACGGCGATGTGCTACTAGTGGATGCGGATCCTGAAGGTGGCACCTCGCATCTACAGATGAACCACCTGGTACCGCCTATGGGACCTCCCAGACTGGAGAGGGCGCTGCCTATCCGGGCCGACTACTGCTGTATGGAGAGCAGCTCAGGAAGCAGCAGCGAAGCACCCAGTAAGACGGCGTCGCCCCACAGTCTTGACTCCCCCGCTTTGGGCACACTCAGTTTGGCCATCGACTACAACTTCCCCAAGAAGGCCCTCGTCGTGACAATCGTGGGAGCGCAGGGGCTCCCAGCGGTGGACGAACAGGCGGGCAGCTCCGACCCGTATGTGAAGATGACCATCCTGCCCGAGAAGAAGCACCGGGTGAAGACGCGCGTCCTGAGGAAGACACTGGAGCCCGTGTTCGACGAGACGTTCACCTTCTACGGCATCCCGTACAGCTCGTTGCCCGAGCTTACGCTGCACTTCCTGGTGCTCAGCTTTGATCGCTTTGCACGGGATGATGTCATCGGGGAGGCGGTGGTGCCATTGGAGGGTGTGGATCCCAGCACGGGACGGGCGCACATCACTCAGCAAATTAGCAAGAGGAACACACAG TGTGAAAGTCGTGGGGAGTTGCTGGTCTCGCTATCCTACCAGCCTGTTACTCACAGGCTTAATGTGGTAGTCCTTAAGGCCAAACACCTGCCAACCATGGACATCACTGGCCTATCAGGCA ACCCTTATGTTAAAGTGAACGTCTTCTACGGCCGCAAGCGCATAGCCAAGAAGAAGACGCATGTCAAGAAATGCACACTCAATCCCGTTTTCAATGAATCATTTATCTACGATGTTCCCGCTGAGCTAATGCCGGACATCTCTGTGGAGTTTCTGGTCATCGATTTTGACCGCACCACAAAGAATGAGGTCGTAGGTCGCCTGGTTCTGGGTGGTCAAAGCCCCATTCCATCAGGGGTGACTCACTGGAGAGAAGTTTGTGACAACCCAAGGCGGCAGATTGCCAAGTGGCATAACCTTATAGAGTACTAG